The window CTGTTCATATTGTTTTGTGGCCGCATAAATATCGGCAAGTACGAGCGCTGATTCGGTATCAAGCGCCGTTTGAGGAAGTGCGCGGAGCATGGTGAGTGCCCGTGTCTCATCGCCTTTCCAATAATAAACGCGGGCGAGTTCGGCTTGCACGGTGAAATCGTCCGGAGTGTCTTTGAGGAGCATTTTGTATTCGGCAATGGCTTCGTCATAGCGTTTGCTGTAGCTGAGGAGTCGCGCCAATTCGAGTCGGGCTTGTTGCGTGGTGATCTCGTCCTGGCCTGGGGCTGGCTCGGGGACGGGGGTTCCCGGTATCGGCGTTTGAGCAAACGAGTTTACTGTCGCAAGGAAGATCGACAGTACAATGGGGAGGAAAAAAGCAAACCGTTTCTGACACATCATGGAGCCTCCGAAAGAATACGACGGTATTCGTTGATAGCCTGGTCAATTTTGTTTGCTGCAGTGAGAGTGCGTGCCAGCTCAAGACGAATCTGTCGGTTATCGGGGTATTGCCCAACGAGGGAACGGGCGAAGTGTTCCGCTTCATCCACTTTTCTGGCTTTGGTGAGCGTCTGTATGAGACCGATTTGAGCTGCCATATTGTGAGCGTTGGCGGTAATCAATTGACGATATATTGCCTCGGCTGCATCCAATTGGTTCAGACGGGATAAGAGAGAAGCTTTGTGCAGAACCGCCGCTGGATTACGTTCGATGGTGGCACCGAGACGCTCAAGAAGCGCCAGGGCGGCCTGTGGCTGGCCTGCAGTATCAAAAAGCCCGGCAAGTTGGTCTGCTTGTCCGGGTTCAATGGTCGCATTCGAGTCGAAGAATTGGTCTAGAACATTCAGTGCAGTGGCGGTGTTCTTGTGTGCAAGAGCCCAAGTGATGAGGCGTATATACGGGAGGGGACGACGGGCTCGGAGACGAACCGCCTCTTCAAAAAATGAACGCGCTTCGCGGGGATGATTTTGTGAGAGAAGTATTTCTCCCTGACGAAAGGCAACCATTGCCGCATGATGCCATTGATAAAACCAGGTCGTAGTTCCCGCTGTGACGGCTAAAATGACTCCATAGAGAACAAGTTGCCTTGTCGATGTTGTCATAACGCTGTCGACCACTATGAAGTAAATGAATCTAGGGCATCGTCAACCGTGTTATAGATGGGAAAGATTCTGTCCATATGTGTCATTTTCAACACACTGCGGATATTGGTATTCACCCCGAATAAGGCGATACCGCCCTTTCCCTTGAGCGATCGGAGAGTGGAAATCAGCGCTCCGAGCCCGGCGGAATCAAGGAATGTGACATTGGAAAGGTTGAGCGCGAATTTGTTGTGTCCCTCGTTGATGAAATCAACAAATCGAGATTTGACCGCATCGATATTGGAGATATCGATGCGATTTGTGTCGAATGTAACAAGACAGGCTTCGTTGCGGCAATGTTCCATGGTCAGCATGGCTTACTCCTTGCTCGCTTTATCTTCCGACGCCAAGTCGGATAATAATGATGTATAGAGCATGATGATGGTATTGTAATTGTAAAAAAGTCTTTTTTCCAGTTGTTTTATAGCATTCACATATTGCGGCATGGTTCCTTGACTGAATGCCGCAACCCAAAGTTCGGCAGAAATTTCTGGCTCAATGGCTTGTCGCAAGCGTTCCAGATCAAGCAAGTAGAGATTCTCCATTGGATTCCCTGTTTCTCGCAATTCTTCAGTCATCTTCGTTAGCTCTGCGATATTTCCTTTTACCCGTCGGGCCGCATCATCAAAGAGAAACAGGCGCAATGCATACGCGTCCTGGTGATCGAGGTCGGTAAATCGGTGCAGCACCGGGCCAAGATGTCGTAAATAGATACTGACACCGCGCTTCAGAAAAACTGTATCTTTGAATATTTTTGTCAGCAGGTTCGATGATGTATCAAAATGCGAGAGGTCGATGGTAATCCCACGTGATTCAAAGGAAATCGATACAGGATAATAGAGTGTTGCGCGTTCTTTGATCGATGCACCGCATGATATCGAATTGTTTTTGGGATCAGGGCGACTCCAAACGACTGTTCCCGTATCGTAGACTTGGCCTGAGAATAAAAAGGGAAGATGAAAGTCAATAACATCGCCAATTGACAGATTTTCTCGTTTGAGCACCCAATTCGGAAGCTGTATTTTGAGACCATGCAAGCTGATATCTTCAATAATGTATTGAAAGACAGAGTAATCGGGCAATCGTGATCCGAGATACGGCATGACAGCAGAATCAATGGAGTAACGGCTTTCACGTCGATCTCCCAAGGGGAGTGTTTCGCTGTTCACAGTGTTTTCTTCTCTTTTGGACATATGGTTACAATTATTATAAAGATTATGTTGAGTACAAGATAAAAATGACATTGCGTTGATCATCATCGCGTCGTACTGTGTATGGGTTATGAAGACCATATCATATTTCGTCTCTCTTTTTCTGTGTATAAGTGTCCTCAATACGGTTCCTTCTGCATGTGCAGAATACCCGCCAGTTCCTTCCTCCGGAATTCAATTGTGTTCCATTACCGGCGACGAGGATACTCCTGCGGACTTTAATCGCCGTGTTGGGACCAGGCATGCATTTTCTTTGGATTTCTTTTCATTTCCCGAAGTGCTTTCTGGTGAGATTGCAACACGCCTCGATTTGTTTGTCCGGCATTGTATGGCTGCGGGAGCTATCCCTCTTCTCACCCTTGAAACCAAGGGCGGATTGAACTCCTATTCTCGGGAAGACATCGAAACATTCATCGAAACATTAGCCCAGTATGATACCCCGATACTTGTTCGGTATAACCACGAAATGAATGGTTCCTGGTATCCCTGGGGACAACAACCGACGTTGTATGTCAGTAAATTTCGTGAGTTTGCTGGGATTGCTCACGAAAATGCTGAAAATGTCGCGATGGCGTGGACGCCGGGGCAAGGGTGGGGATATCCGTACGCAGGTGGAGCGTACACCGGTTCTGTGGATTCCGATCCCGCTTTGGACACCAATTCCGATGGGGTGTTGACCAGTGCCGATGATCCTTATGCGCCGTTCTATCCAGGAGATGAGGCGGTGGATTGGGTGGGATTCAGTCTGTATCATTGGGGGAATACCGGTATGAATCGGAACGAAATTCCCACTCCGCTCAAGTGGTACCATGCCAATGGGTTTGAAGATGATGTACCGAACTTTCATGATCTTTACGCAAAAAATCGAGAGAAGCCGATGATTGTGGCTGAAACAAGCGCATTTTATGATCCCACAGACAGCAGTGGAGGTGGAGCAGACGAATATGCGATCAAATCTGGTTGGCTCAACCAAATTTTTCATTTCGATACAAACAGCGCATACGCATTACCGATGATACTTCCCGAGCTCAAAGCCGTGTGTTGGTTTGATCGCTTGAAATACGAAGAAGAGCTGCAGGGCGATGTGGATTGGCGTATCACCGGAAATGCTCGTGCTTTGGCAGAGTATGCAGAGATCGCAAAGAATCCTTCTGTTGTCGCATCGACACGACCGGTGGACTATATTGAATCGGTTCATGCTCCATCGTCTATTGTGCCCG of the Desulfovibrio inopinatus DSM 10711 genome contains:
- a CDS encoding tetratricopeptide repeat protein, with amino-acid sequence MMCQKRFAFFLPIVLSIFLATVNSFAQTPIPGTPVPEPAPGQDEITTQQARLELARLLSYSKRYDEAIAEYKMLLKDTPDDFTVQAELARVYYWKGDETRALTMLRALPQTALDTESALVLADIYAATKQYEQATALYKRHLQSTPNDDTTRLKLADTLSWMKQYPESLAQYKQILAKHPHDIQVRRRYARVLSWAGRTDDAIKELQMTLKPTP
- a CDS encoding tetratricopeptide repeat protein; the protein is MTTSTRQLVLYGVILAVTAGTTTWFYQWHHAAMVAFRQGEILLSQNHPREARSFFEEAVRLRARRPLPYIRLITWALAHKNTATALNVLDQFFDSNATIEPGQADQLAGLFDTAGQPQAALALLERLGATIERNPAAVLHKASLLSRLNQLDAAEAIYRQLITANAHNMAAQIGLIQTLTKARKVDEAEHFARSLVGQYPDNRQIRLELARTLTAANKIDQAINEYRRILSEAP
- a CDS encoding STAS domain-containing protein, coding for MLTMEHCRNEACLVTFDTNRIDISNIDAVKSRFVDFINEGHNKFALNLSNVTFLDSAGLGALISTLRSLKGKGGIALFGVNTNIRSVLKMTHMDRIFPIYNTVDDALDSFTS
- a CDS encoding PilZ domain-containing protein, whose translation is MNSETLPLGDRRESRYSIDSAVMPYLGSRLPDYSVFQYIIEDISLHGLKIQLPNWVLKRENLSIGDVIDFHLPFLFSGQVYDTGTVVWSRPDPKNNSISCGASIKERATLYYPVSISFESRGITIDLSHFDTSSNLLTKIFKDTVFLKRGVSIYLRHLGPVLHRFTDLDHQDAYALRLFLFDDAARRVKGNIAELTKMTEELRETGNPMENLYLLDLERLRQAIEPEISAELWVAAFSQGTMPQYVNAIKQLEKRLFYNYNTIIMLYTSLLSDLASEDKASKE
- a CDS encoding glycoside hydrolase family 26 protein, producing the protein MCSITGDEDTPADFNRRVGTRHAFSLDFFSFPEVLSGEIATRLDLFVRHCMAAGAIPLLTLETKGGLNSYSREDIETFIETLAQYDTPILVRYNHEMNGSWYPWGQQPTLYVSKFREFAGIAHENAENVAMAWTPGQGWGYPYAGGAYTGSVDSDPALDTNSDGVLTSADDPYAPFYPGDEAVDWVGFSLYHWGNTGMNRNEIPTPLKWYHANGFEDDVPNFHDLYAKNREKPMIVAETSAFYDPTDSSGGGADEYAIKSGWLNQIFHFDTNSAYALPMILPELKAVCWFDRLKYEEELQGDVDWRITGNARALAEYAEIAKNPSVVASTRPVDYIESVHAPSSIVPGQRVTVEVRAETSQPRKLKVNLLTYPEYRYITGASHSVEAGQHDLVFTLNVPTEYVAEHAVFDVLLLPLDSPDSSALDHVQPNVSLGVPSLLPILLLVVS